The following proteins come from a genomic window of Pangasianodon hypophthalmus isolate fPanHyp1 chromosome 24, fPanHyp1.pri, whole genome shotgun sequence:
- the LOC113542443 gene encoding chemerin-like receptor 1 gives MSFNTTDFDYNALLLDQKNQNKYLNAIRMLYISGYLIICTLGLVLNLLVIIAGSSFHRNSDTAKWVLALAVTHLICSAFLPLQILYSWYHFNWHYGTPLCKLSSTVFYASLFSTAGILTLWSITDRTGRNKCKGRHCTTFQHSSVVLIMILCSWTFAVVLSIPSLYSRELRFTALGEQCIDDYDFSDEIMTKEGKRNLTIVVSYRFLLGILIPGFLMGICRSCQHYDAERNLKRITCLIKVAYFVCWTPLLIMGFLQAVTNSFDDSSYGLPVATVLAAAHCCVNPVIYLLVSHNIKMQWMKQAQELDQSTNSYT, from the coding sequence ATGTCCTTCAATACTACAGACTTTGACTACAATGCTCTGTTGCTTGACCAGAAAAACCAGAATAAGTACTTAAATGCAATCAGAATGCTATACATCAGTGGATATCTCATCATCTGCACCCTTGGCCTGGTTCTCAACCTTTTAGTCATTATAGCAGGCAGCTCTTTCCACCGCAATTCTGACACTGCTAAGTGGGTACTGGCATTAGCCGTGACCCATCTGATCTGCTCAGCATTCCTGCCATTGCAGATCCTCTACAGCTGGTACCACTTCAACTGGCACTATGGAACACCTCTGTGCAAGCTCTCGTCCACCGTATTTTATGCCAGCTTGTTCTCCACAGCAGGTATACTGACTCTCTGGAGTATCACTGACAGGACTGGGAGAAACAAATGCAAAGGAAGGCATTGCACTACATTCCAGCATTCATCAGTAGTCCTGATCATGATTCTGTGCTCCTGGACATTTGCAGTGGTCCTAAGCATCCCATCTTTGTACTCCCGAGAGCTACGATTCACAGCCCTGGGGGAACAGTGCATTGATGACTATGATTTTAGTGATGAGATAATgacaaaagaaggaaaaagaaacctAACCATTGTAGTTAGTTACAGGTTCCTACTTGGGATTTTGATCCCTGGATTTCTGATGGGTATCTGTCGCAGCTGTCAGCATTATGACGCGGAAAGGAACTTGAAGCGAATCACATGTTTGATAAAAGTGGCTTACTTTGTTTGCTGGACTCCACTGCTGATCATGGGGTTCCTACAGGCCGTCACAAACAGTTTTGATGATTCCTCATATGGATTACCTGTAGCTACTGTGCTGGCTGCAGCTCACTGCTGTGTCAACCCAGTGATCTATCTTTTGGTGAgtcacaacattaaaatgcagTGGATGAAACAAGCACAAGAATTGGACCAATCAACCAACAGTTATACTTAA